Within the Mobula birostris isolate sMobBir1 chromosome 31, sMobBir1.hap1, whole genome shotgun sequence genome, the region tctgTTAATATActtactttataattttatgtagtGTACAATATTACTGTTGAGTTGAGTtgcgtggctgttagcagagccgGCTATCAAGGTTGCCTATGAGCCCAGTGAGGTTACAGCATTTCCGTTCACTGTAGTTCATTCAACTCTCAAAATAAATTATTTCCTGCCAAACTCACAACAAACCCTCCAATGTGGCTCCATTGTATAGAGGAGCTCCTATTCTCTGAGTGTACCCCTATCTTTATATCCTTCAATCACATAACCAGTTGCctttaagaaactgcagggatgGTAATCCCTTCCTTTTTAATCATAGCCCACTGTACCAAACCTTGAAATCCCAGACAGCAAGAGTTTATttcaccaactcaaagcaatgtATGAACCCCCTTTATTAGAGCTCCCAAGAGGGTGTACTCTTTGGTAAAAGCAATGGGTCTTTTGAGACAAATGTAAACTCTGGATGCATACTTACTCTAACTCTTCAAATTTAATGCTCCTGGAGAAAATACAAGCCTACCATGCACGTttccattcctgactttgtatttaGCCTTGACATGCCCTCACAACCTCTTCACCAGCTGTcctagtgctctggtttccaatccactgcaactccagtttaagtcacctaactccctgaactcacttttcaggacctcatcacccACATCGTGGACCACAATCTCTGGCTACTCTCCATCCATTTAAGAATACTGTGGACACATTCAAAgatgtccctgatcctggcacccaggaggcaacaaggAATACTAgattctcattctcatccacagaacctttctgttcccctaaccactgaatcccctatcactacagctagCTATATGATCACTGGGGCTTTCCCCCGCTAGGTCATTCCAACAGTATGCAAAGTGATATATACCCAATTTTGAGGGAACAACCACAGGGGTACTTTGCACTGGTTGCCTACCCCAtttctgcctcctgtcagtcaaccTTGGGTATAACTACCACTCTACATGTCCTTATCAACTCCTTagtctcccaaatgatctggagttcacccAGGTCGAGCTCCAACTCAACACAGGGTCTGTTAGAAGTTGCAGCCAGATACACATCTTGAGGGTGTAGTCATCAAGGATAATTGAggactccctgccttcccacatcccacaagaggagtatTTCACTTTCCTTCTAGGCATACCCACTGCTCTACATGCACAATAAAGGAGGAACAAGTAAGGaacagtaatgaaaaaaaagaatTACGCACGCCTCTTCTCACCAAAGTCTCAACtgccccactcacacaatggccactctgcttaaatCCAACATTATTGGATCTTCCCAAGTGTCTAACTACATGCAATCCAATGACTCCTTGGGAACCGTAGTGTGCAAAATGTGCCAACTACCCCTACTCGTTTCTTTTAAACTCTCCCTTCCTCTACAAATGCCAGAAGGACAAGTTTCTGTAAATACTTCCTTTTATTTTGGTCAGGTAGATTGAACAGCCATGCTGAGACGGGCTGGCTCTTTTTTAGTCAAACAGACCAAAGCCCATGTCATCGTCAGACTCCTCAGACTCTTCTTTCTTCTCCTCTTTCACTTCCTCCTTGGCAGCAATTGGAGCAGCCTCAACAACAGGGGCAGCAAAAGCTGATGGGTCAGCCAAGAAAGCTTTTACctttaaaaacaagaacagttaTGTTACAGTTCAGAACAAAATTTCAACATCATTGAAGAGTAATCCAATCCATTTTGATTTCAGAATACTAGCTGCAGACCAACATCTAAGCAAGTTTCCTAGCACCACTAAGAAATTATACTCAGTATTGAACATATATTAAGCCATTGAAAGTTCAATACCACAGAGGAAGGCAACTCTAAGGCAGAGACACTTTTGAGGAAGAAAACACAAGAATTGGCAACTGAAGTAGGGGGTGAAAAACTCATctacacaacaaaaaaaaatcaatcagaatAAGCAACTGCAATCTGTTGGGCATAATTTTTAAAAGCAGTAATGTTTCTCCACAAATCATACCAGTTAAAAATGTTAAGGTTCTGTAATTACTCAGGCTCATAGGAATACACCAACTGAAACAGCTTACCATTCTGAAATTAGTTAAAACATTGGCAGGTCTGATGTCATAGTCCATATAAGGTTGGCAGACATTAGCGCTACTGACTTAAAAAATATTccctatttatttaattaatttaaattcCCATTTGACTTACAGTTTTCTAACAGCACCCCTGAAACCCACAACTTCTACCTAGGGGCACAAGAGCAGCAGGTATGAAAGAACAGTATTTGCAAAGCTCCCTGTAAGTCacggaaagggggagggaaaggagaaaataattgccattccttcattgtcccTGGGCTTCAACTCTGAAACACTATCCAACCCTGGGAGTGCCTTCACCTGAAGGGCTAGCACTTTGTAAGAATGAGGAAATAGGCAATAACGGTTTACTTCAGCAGTGACACTTCCAATTACTACAGTGGTGGAACAAAAAATAACAAGTACTGCAAAGGGAGagctacagcatctgcagaatttaatAACTACAGTGCCTCCCAATCCATGATTTTGAGTATCAATTCAATCGGTCTTCTTACAGCTGGAATTAAACTTTGAAGGTACAGTTAGTTACCTTATCAGCTAATGGGAAGGAATAATCAGTCTCGACAGCAACGGCCAGCACTCTTTTGTAACCATTAATGATGGAATGTGGTACAGAGGCTACAGTTGGATAACCAATTTCCAGACACACACTTGCCACATTACGAACGCCCTGTGAAGACAAGGTGATTAAAAGGCTTCCATCACACAGCAACTGACTTAACAATATCAGGCACAAGGAAACCATTAAAAACTTTACATTTCTGAGGATGGCCACAATAAAACCCCACTGCAACCCAAGATACCACATAGTCCATCTTAAGTATGAAAGGTCCAATATCACCACTTGAAGGTTTAAAAATAGATGATGACAAATTCAATCTATTGAATGCTAAAACATTCAAGAGGTACCAGCATCTTACAACATCAGCTTATAAAACATGAAATATGTCTGTTTAACTAAACCATCATGGCCAGTCCATACCTAGAACCCCCAGCAATATCTTCCAGCTCACCTCTAAGAAACACTTCTGCAGAGTTTCTTCTGTGATGTCCAGGACCTCAGGGTCATATATACTGCCATTATCATAAACCTGCCTGATCACCAAGCCGTAGGAGAAGGGAGAGATGTTCAACATGTTCAGCAGAGTGGCTTCACTGGCTCCCACCTTGTCGCCCTCCTTGATGAGATGTACATCGCTCTAAGGCAAGACAATTCGTAGTCAGGAAAAAGTTTCACCTCATACCAAACAGGGTTAACAGTATTCACAATTATTTCAAATCTCGAAGATAAAAGGCAGTAACAATTTCACAAATGTTATTTTTGACAACTTGACAAGGTATCACCATAAAAAAATGAATACAGTCCACAGCCAGCTGTAAATATTCTATTATTAGTGTAAAACATGGTTATAATTCAAAGAAAACCAGCACAAAATAGCTTCTGAAAAATCCAAATTAATCATGCCAATTTTCAAAGGAATTAAATTGTGCAATGAACACAACAGTGATACAAGCAGCAGAAACACCACGTCACAGCACCAGGGATCTGAGTTTCAGATGCTGCCATGGAGTTTGCACATgagatttcctccaagtgctctgcaCCCCAAACAGATGCAGATTCATTAGCTACTGTAAATCGCTCCTAGCACAAAGTAGTCATAGAACCAGAACAAGTTGATGAGAATTAAAAACCAGATAATAGTAGGGCAAGCGTAACCATTAAGATAGATGCAAGTGCTGGGTTTGCCTTGGACTTGGTGGGCTGGTGTACAGTATCTATGACACCTAAAATACAGTAGGACATCTCTTAGAGCATGGCACATTATAGCACTTTGGCCAACGATGTTGTGCCCACCTTTCAACCCACTCCAAGGCCAATCTAACCCTCTCCtccataggcacatggatgaaaggaaaagagGACTACCTAAGAGCTTCCTAGATGTccttaatgcatctgcctctagcACCAACCACGGCATTGTGTTCAACACACCTACcactggttttaaaaaaaaacatccccCTCCAtcataaaattatgcccccttaaaTTAGCTATTTCCTAGGTGAATACTTACCAGAATTTCAATAGTACCTCTGGAGATCTTGGTGGTGATTCCCAAAGCCTGGAAAAAAGAGGTCTTCTCAGGTCCCAAACCGGTGTTTTGACTTGGCACAGTGACATCACATGGAGCAATTGCACCAGCACGAGCAGCAGCTGGGACCTGTGGAATTGCAGTAATTCAGTGCAGGTGGAACAAAGCAAGCCAGCAGAACAATACAATCTGACATTATAACAATAGAAGGCACTTTTAATAAAACACACTAAAATGAATGCATCTCAAAATAAAGACTAGGAAAACTCTACAAATCCAAGCCAGTTAAATTAAACCAATGTTCAAGATGTAGCAATTACTCTCCCCGTTCATGAATAGCAGTGCAGAGAAAGTACAGATGCCACAATTGGCAATGAAGAGCCTGCGTTAAAGATTAATAAATACAGACTGAAAAATCAAAGAATGTCCATTGATTTTATTGTCAAATAATCTCTAGGTTGGTTTACATAAGGGAATTATCTTCATTCTTCCCTATTTAAATTTATCAGAAGTAATGATCAAAAAAATTTACCTTGTTGGACAGCAGCATGTCACGGACTTCGCACAAATCTTCCTTAGTGAACACAAAGCCAACGTTACCACGAATGTGTGGGAGAAGCCTGAAGAGAAATATTAGTACGTATGTAATTATGCACATCAATTCATACTGTGATAAACAGCCTCACAGCTTTATCATCCCTTACTTCTCCAGAGCAGGGTTGTTCTCCAGGTGGCCACGGATAGCCTTGCGCATCATGGTATTCTTgcccatcaacaccacagccttGCCACGCAGCGATATACGGATCTGCTGCATCTGCTTGGATCCAACGTTGTCTGCTCCAACAATGAAACATTTTGGATAATCATCCAATAATTGCTAAAGAGAACATAGGAACAGTTTAATTACGTGCATAAGCATCATTTCatcaaaagaaacaaaaacttatCAAATGCAGATGTGTTGCAATCTAAACACAAATTTTTCACAATTAAACATCTTGTAGTGCAATCTTTAAACTTCTGAAGGCATGCATCTTTGTTATCTTGGTAACACCAGTCCAACTGAAGTTTAACAGATTTTGGACAAAgaatctttgacctgaaacactgaACATTTCCCTTTGCACAGAAATGCCCTGACATGCTTAGTATTTCAGGCATTCTCCACTTCAAATTtacagttaaaaaaaattccctaaTGTTCTTGTTGATCCACTAAGGTCAGTTAAAAGCAAATTATGGCCATCTTACTTGGAGCATTTTGATGAAGCAAGAGAGCGAGCCATCAATGTGGTATTCATGATGGTATTCACAGGGCTTTTGATAAAGTATCACGTAAGTATTTCCTTATCAAGGTTGAAGCCCATCAAATAAAAGGGTAAAGATATGGATAGAAATTGGCAAAGTAACAGAAGTTGATTTACCAGAACATAACCAGTAGTTTTTAATGGGTCAATTCTAACAGCATGCACGTTTCAACTATCTGCACAGGAACAAAACTTGGGAGGCAGTGAATAGAGGACATCAACAGGCTTCAAGAAGATTTTGAAAATCAGGTACATAGCAAGAAAGCAAGAAGTAATTTAAATCCTCTACAAATCCAAATAAATTCCATTTTGAATCGTTTATCAAAAGCTACTGATGATTAATCAGCAAAACCCATTTTAAGCTGCACATCCAAATTAAGAGTTTAATTGAAAAGGTGAAGACTGGTGAATATATTCCATCCGTTCACTATTTTTTGCCATAAGTTAACAGAAACTAATTCATTGCACGTGAGTGATAGTCGGGAGGATAATGCCTTGGTGGAGCTGACTGAGATTacaatctgcagatttttctgttCCTGTGCACTGGCCCCTCCACACAGGCTGCCGAAGGTTATAATCTTAGCCAGCTTCATCATATGCCCTAACTAACCTCCTCGGCATTAagtacatcttcaaaaggcaatgccttaaaaaggtgaCACTCATCATTAAAGATTCACCATCACCCAGGCCCTCctgtcattactaccatcaaggaggcagTACAAGAGCCTTCAGGCACACAATGCAAGAATGGCATCTTaccctgccatccaatttctgaagaGCCAGGAAACCATGGACACTTCATTATTTTTACTCTTTTCTTATATTACTGTTTTTAGATACATTTCTTATAGTAAATTATAGTCTATTTTACGTATTGCAccatactgctaccacaaaaaaaaattcatgacatatatcaacAATaacaaacccgattctgattgtcAAGCTATTGAACACAAGTAACAACCCATTCAGCCCCAGGATTAATGTTGATCGACAATTACACTGGAGCTCTTCTGGACTGTTAAATACCCATCTTGTTCTTTTCATTGTACAATTACTTACCAATTAACATTACATCAAAAGATTTAAATGTTACTTTTAATGCAATTTACCTTAATAGTTCACATTAAGGTAAATTGTCCCATCATGTTGAAATATCACATTACAGACTGATCTTTTCTCAGAATATTTGGGCTGACGACCCAAACAAATTTACCTTAGTTAACACGCTAACTTACAAATTTGCaaagttttattttcatttaagaTATACAATGGCTAGTGAGCCTCATATCAAATATGAATTAATAAAATCTGTGTATACTGATAGCGGGACTGCCAAAGTGAAATAAGATTATACTTACAATAATTTTGAGAAAATAATTTGATTTCCACGTAGCTCTGTCTTCCCTGGGCATCTTTAAGTGCTTCCAAGGATTGCCACAAACTGGTTTAAAGACGAGATATTACTGCAAGGCAATAAGAAAAAGCAAAATGAGGTTTAAAGCTAGTTAATCTATTTTTATACATATGCTTGTGTTCTTTTTACGGTGCATCCAATCTGGAGTGGCAATCattctgttctcctttacacttgtgtaccaaagaatgacaaacaatcttgtttttgagatgtctgaaaccaAAATACTACACCTCAGCCCTGATCCTCCAGATTTGGTCTTTTACAATTTATGCAGCTCTAACAAGATTATGTTGCCAGACATCCAGTGCCCTTCCAACAGTTCAGAGGTTGTCCTGTACAAATTTAGATCCAACCTTCCTGCCTGTCTGTCTAGGTATCATATccaatgcggactttggtgaccatggttttccatacagatctatccttcgttgtttggatgacttccatttcctcaatgcgtagccacctggctatgcttttgacatacataagctgaggtcttcctctaggtttgctcccctcaatctttccagagagtatgagtttttctagttcatctttccgcatgatgtgtcctaggaatctgagttctctttctcttattgttggtatgagcaatcgaactgcttgggctcttctgagaacttcttcatttgatgtgtgtgtggtccatgatatttttaacattctcctgtagaaccataattcagctgcttctagtctcttttcctttgctggggaaatggtccagcattcacttccataaatcAGGATAGAATAATGTGACtagagaggcctctgcgattactttctgctgccacaaaagtgAGTAGTTTTTGAAGTTTtctttctgagtcagctattagtacaatGTCATCaccatatctgatgttatttatattatggcctccaaatGAATCCTTTGATGGCTGGGAGTCCCTGCACTAAACCAGTCTCCTTGCACCATCaccttcccactcatctttgtaCAGCAAAAAACCTAGCTCCAGAACAAGATCATCTAACTTATCAAGAAGGCATTAGATGTAAAACGACACCGTTATAGCAACTGTTTTCCTGGGACAGTGCTAATTCCAAAGCCAAGAGCTCTTCTTATGTGATATATTTAATAAGGCACATTAAAGAATCTAATGCTGGAAGCCATGTAGCTGTTTCTTCCCCTATCAAAATGCAGCAAAAGGCCCAGGCAGGTGTACTATAATACCCATCTACAGTTATTCCTGATACATATGGTATCATTTATATCTCCAAGCTCATATCTCAACCCTACTATCCACTCTGTTAGTTACAGCCACAAAATATAATTTTAACAAACCAATCTCTGAAAATTCTGACCCTGTTAAATTGTTCTGAATTTCCTGTTTAGCAAAGGATTTCATCACTTTAATTAACTGGCCAATTGTTTCTTGATTTGTCTCCCCGATTTCTTGAACAAAAGCCTTGTATTTGCCCATAAACTAGTCTTTCCAGTCAATGCCATTTGTAAATAATCAACAATATTAATTTCACTCCTGTGTTTTAACTAACTGATCGTGCCCCATCAGTAAAGCCACTCATTCAGTTCACGTTGACATGAAAATCGCAAAAGATGGACCCTGgaacaaaaaatatataaactacTAGAGGAACTGAGATCCAGCAACAGCTGTAGAAGAAAATAggtagttgatatttcaggctgaaactttTCATTGGACTGAAAGGGGGGAGACAGCTGGTAAAAGGATGAGACAAGAGCTGGCAAGTGACGAGGTGGATCCAGGCAATCAACAGAAGAGGGTAGGGAATGCCCACCAAGAATGCGAGGGTTTAGAAGGGCAAGGTTGACAATTATACATTTCAAAACAGAATAACCTCTCAGGGGAAAAAACGGGACATCTGTAAATTGCTTTTAACAAGAGATCAGGGACTAAATAATGTTGATAACTGACAGATATGGTGCAAGAAATTAATCCTTAACTAAGCAATGACCTGTTGAACATCAGACATCAGCAAATGGAAAGTTCAATTAGGTCATTTGATCCATCCAGCAGACATGGGAAGGTACCATGTGCAGCAAGATATACTTCAACTAACTAACACTAACCAACTCTGTCTACGTAGTTTTTCGATTCTACTGAATCGCCTTATTCATCCACACCTATAGTTAAGCATATGCCAAGCACTAACAActcagcttcatagcttaatcCTTTTGCTTCTAAACACCTACAAATCACTGTTAGGCATAAAGCAATTAGCGGAAGCCCTCTACTCTCAGTTTTAACCCTCTTTCTGAAGTGGAGTACTATTTTATTAACAGATTATACAGAACAATCCATTCCTATTCGGGCTTCCAGCGGGCACAGAAACCAAAGTTTCATTGACAACTCTGCCATCTCCCtgcacctggctggaagcccagaaTATACACCCGAGAAAGCACTAGATCTATTTTCAGATTATACAGGAAGCTAAAAAATATTTAAA harbors:
- the rplp0 gene encoding large ribosomal subunit protein uL10, translated to MPREDRATWKSNYFLKIIQLLDDYPKCFIVGADNVGSKQMQQIRISLRGKAVVLMGKNTMMRKAIRGHLENNPALEKLLPHIRGNVGFVFTKEDLCEVRDMLLSNKVPAAARAGAIAPCDVTVPSQNTGLGPEKTSFFQALGITTKISRGTIEILSDVHLIKEGDKVGASEATLLNMLNISPFSYGLVIRQVYDNGSIYDPEVLDITEETLQKCFLEGVRNVASVCLEIGYPTVASVPHSIINGYKRVLAVAVETDYSFPLADKVKAFLADPSAFAAPVVEAAPIAAKEEVKEEKKEESEESDDDMGFGLFD